A genomic segment from Glycine soja cultivar W05 chromosome 18, ASM419377v2, whole genome shotgun sequence encodes:
- the LOC114397251 gene encoding uncharacterized protein LOC114397251: MVDCKPKSTPLEAKMKMTSNTTPLDDPSYFRGLVGSLQYLTLTRPDISYSVNFVSQFMNSPTIVHLQMAHRCPATRHSTTGYCIYLGGNLISWCAKKQPTVSRSSTEAKYRAMANTAAELTWLTFLLQDLRISLPSLPLLYCDNLSALHMTINPVFHARIKHIELNYHYVRE, encoded by the exons ATGGTTGATTGTAAACCAAAGAGCACACCACTTGAAGCTAAGATGAAGATGACGTCCAATACCACTCCCCTTGATGATCCAAGTTACTTTCGTGGGCTTGTTGGATCTTTACAATATCTCACTCTTACTCGCCCTGATATTTCATATAGTGTTAATTTTGTGTCCCAATTTATGAACTCTCCTACCATTGTGCATTTACAAATGGCTCATC GTTGTCCCGCCACTCGACACTCCACCACCGGTTATTGTATCTATCTTGGAGGAAATCTCATCTCATGGTGTGCTAAGAAACAACCCACAGTTTCTCGCTCCAGCACGGAAGCTAAATATAGGGCCATGGCAAACACTGCTGCTGAACTCACATGGCTTACCTTTCTCTTGCAAGACCTTCGCATTTCACTACCATCCCTTCCACTGTTATACTGTGATAATCTCAGTGCACTCCACATGACCATCAATCCCGTATTTCATGCCCGCATCAAGCACATTGAATTGAACTATCACTACGTCCGTGAATGA